A region of Corynebacterium glucuronolyticum DSM 44120 DNA encodes the following proteins:
- a CDS encoding class II 3-deoxy-7-phosphoheptulonate synthase, with translation MSWTVDLPVDELPDLPPLPDGIREQFEDVISRPAKQQPTWDSRVASHVRKILESVPPVVVAPEIRTLKKQLRDVALGRAFLLQGGDCAETFETNTEPHIKANIKTLLQMAVVLTYGASTPVVKMGRIAGQYAKPRSQDLDSNGLPNYRGDIVNGIEATPEARKHDPARMIRAYANASAAMNLIRALTHSGTADLHRLHEWNREFVQNSPAGARYEALAMEIEHGLNFMDACGVSDSTLNAADIFCSHEGLLVDYERAMLRLSNNPETGELELFDLSAHQLWVGERTRGLEDFHVAFARLIANPVGIKIGPGCTPEEAVAYAERLDPNFEPGRLTMVARMGYENVRTVLPPIVKAVEESGHKVIWQSDPMHGNTFTSSNGYKTRHFDKVIDEVQGFFEVHRSLGTHPGGIHIELTGEDVTECLGGAEDITDVDLPGRYESACDPRLNTQQSLELAFLVAEMLRNHT, from the coding sequence ATGAGTTGGACTGTAGACCTCCCAGTAGACGAGTTGCCAGATCTTCCCCCGCTGCCAGACGGCATTAGGGAACAGTTTGAGGATGTCATTTCGCGCCCCGCCAAACAGCAACCGACCTGGGATAGTCGTGTTGCCTCCCACGTGAGGAAGATTTTGGAGTCGGTGCCTCCCGTTGTCGTGGCGCCGGAAATTCGCACACTTAAGAAGCAATTGCGTGATGTCGCGCTTGGTCGCGCTTTCCTGTTGCAAGGCGGTGATTGCGCGGAGACGTTCGAAACGAACACGGAACCGCACATCAAGGCAAATATTAAGACCCTCCTTCAGATGGCCGTGGTGCTCACCTACGGAGCCTCCACGCCCGTGGTGAAGATGGGCCGTATTGCCGGTCAGTACGCCAAGCCCCGTTCCCAAGACCTGGATTCCAATGGTCTGCCCAACTACCGTGGCGATATCGTCAACGGTATTGAAGCTACACCGGAGGCACGCAAGCACGACCCCGCCCGCATGATCCGTGCGTACGCCAACGCATCGGCGGCGATGAACCTCATCCGTGCGCTGACGCACTCGGGTACGGCTGATCTGCACCGTTTGCACGAGTGGAACCGTGAGTTTGTGCAGAATTCCCCGGCAGGTGCCCGCTACGAGGCCCTCGCTATGGAAATTGAGCACGGCCTGAACTTCATGGATGCCTGTGGCGTGTCCGATTCGACGCTGAACGCTGCGGATATCTTCTGCTCGCACGAGGGGCTGCTGGTGGATTACGAGCGCGCAATGCTGCGTCTGAGTAACAACCCTGAAACGGGCGAACTGGAGCTGTTCGATCTGTCAGCACACCAGCTATGGGTGGGCGAGCGCACGCGTGGGCTTGAGGATTTCCACGTCGCTTTCGCGCGCCTCATTGCTAACCCCGTTGGGATCAAGATCGGCCCCGGGTGCACCCCGGAGGAGGCCGTGGCCTACGCGGAGCGACTTGATCCGAACTTCGAGCCCGGTCGCCTGACGATGGTCGCTCGCATGGGCTACGAAAACGTCCGTACTGTGCTTCCTCCGATCGTGAAGGCTGTCGAGGAAAGCGGTCACAAGGTGATCTGGCAGTCCGACCCGATGCACGGGAACACGTTCACCTCCTCCAACGGCTACAAGACGCGTCACTTTGACAAGGTCATTGATGAGGTTCAGGGCTTCTTCGAAGTGCACCGCTCGTTGGGCACGCACCCAGGTGGCATCCACATCGAGCTGACCGGCGAGGACGTGACCGAGTGCCTTGGTGGTGCGGAGGACATTACGGACGTCGATCTCCCCGGTCGCTACGAGTCGGCGTGCGACCCCCGTCTGAATACGCAGCAGTCGCTCGAGCTCGCCTTCCTTGTTGCGGAGATGCTTCGCAACCACACGTAG
- a CDS encoding polyadenylate-specific 3'-exoribonuclease AS translates to MRYFYDTEFIEDGSTIELISIGIVAEDGREYYAVSTEFNADRAGHFVRAQVLPKLPPQDDAAWKPLAQITDEVYRFVHSDGSRPQMWAWVGDYDHIVLAQLFGEMKDLPGDMPRFTYELKQYWEMAGRPRLPEVPQGNHDALVDARHNLAKFNACMAVLPLSARNSAV, encoded by the coding sequence GTGCGCTACTTTTATGACACAGAATTTATAGAAGATGGCTCGACCATCGAATTGATCTCAATCGGCATTGTCGCCGAGGATGGCCGTGAATATTACGCCGTCTCAACCGAGTTCAATGCGGATCGAGCTGGTCATTTTGTGCGTGCCCAGGTGCTTCCCAAGCTCCCGCCACAGGATGATGCTGCGTGGAAACCACTTGCCCAAATTACTGATGAGGTTTATCGCTTTGTTCATTCCGATGGGTCCCGTCCGCAGATGTGGGCGTGGGTGGGGGATTACGATCACATTGTCTTGGCCCAATTATTCGGTGAGATGAAAGACCTGCCGGGGGACATGCCGCGGTTTACGTACGAGCTGAAGCAGTATTGGGAAATGGCTGGCCGCCCGCGCCTGCCCGAGGTGCCACAGGGCAACCACGATGCTCTCGTGGACGCGCGCCACAATCTCGCGAAATTCAACGCGTGCATGGCAGTTCTCCCGTTGTCTGCCCGAAACTCCGCAGTTTAG
- a CDS encoding lysophospholipid acyltransferase family protein: MHNKWYSLFKSILGPFLYVYNRPKIYHAERIPATGPAILASSHQSVVDSFFLPLLCPRQITFLAKKEYFVGEGLVGKIQKWFFTSVGQIPVDRNSSAASDAAVEAARNVLAKGDLFGIYPEGTRSPDGRVYKGKRGVAKIAFETGETIIPIAMRGSGRANPIGSWFLRPAKVEVVVCEPIDADAFASAKGLEPGSYEAQRAVVDHVMHVLAEAVGTDYVDVYAADVKKSLAAGKGYPEGAEPRA, encoded by the coding sequence ATGCATAACAAGTGGTATTCGCTGTTTAAATCTATTCTTGGGCCGTTTTTGTACGTGTACAACCGTCCGAAGATTTACCATGCTGAGCGTATCCCCGCCACAGGCCCCGCGATTTTAGCCTCCTCGCACCAGTCTGTGGTGGACTCGTTCTTCCTGCCGTTGTTGTGCCCCCGTCAGATCACCTTCCTGGCGAAGAAGGAGTACTTTGTTGGCGAGGGACTGGTTGGGAAGATCCAGAAGTGGTTCTTCACCTCGGTTGGTCAGATTCCTGTGGACAGGAACTCCTCTGCAGCTAGCGACGCCGCTGTCGAGGCCGCGCGGAACGTGCTGGCGAAAGGTGATCTCTTCGGCATCTACCCGGAGGGAACCCGCAGCCCTGACGGCCGGGTCTATAAGGGTAAGCGTGGTGTTGCGAAGATCGCTTTCGAGACAGGCGAGACGATCATTCCCATCGCGATGCGAGGCTCTGGTCGCGCTAACCCCATCGGATCCTGGTTCCTCCGCCCGGCAAAGGTCGAGGTTGTTGTGTGTGAGCCCATCGATGCAGATGCATTCGCGTCCGCCAAGGGGCTCGAGCCGGGCAGCTACGAGGCGCAGCGTGCCGTCGTGGATCACGTCATGCATGTTCTTGCAGAAGCAGTGGGCACCGATTATGTGGATGTGTACGCAGCTGATGTGAAGAAATCCCTCGCAGCGGGCAAGGGGTACCCGGAGGGGGCAGAGCCCCGCGCGTAG
- a CDS encoding ROK family protein, with amino-acid sequence MMSTKAPLTLGFDIGGTNLRGAVVDRNGTILDSAQIPTPSSEDMMERGIVHVANKLRASWDIEACGLAIAGFIDPDLETVSYGPHVPWRNAPVRERLESKLGIPVRIEHDANSAAWGEYRFGAAMQARTWVLFAIGTGIGATLMVDGNIYRGAFGVAPEFGHLVVVPGGRSCSCGKNGCLERYCSGTALEETAREVIGCAQFEESELARAYRDEPEKLSGRVIMAAAKRGDPAALAVVNNFAMWLGHGLSIVSDVLDPELIVIAGGVADEATLYLDKAQEVYSESIVGAGFRRLARLKTAELGSAAGMIGVSDLAREAVV; translated from the coding sequence ATGATGAGTACGAAAGCTCCCCTCACTCTGGGGTTTGACATTGGAGGAACGAATCTTAGAGGGGCAGTGGTAGATCGCAACGGCACTATCCTCGATTCAGCGCAGATTCCCACACCGTCGTCCGAGGACATGATGGAGAGAGGAATCGTGCATGTTGCCAACAAACTGCGAGCATCGTGGGATATCGAGGCGTGTGGTTTGGCTATCGCCGGCTTTATCGACCCGGATCTAGAAACAGTCTCCTACGGCCCGCACGTCCCGTGGCGCAACGCCCCCGTGCGTGAGCGGCTTGAAAGCAAGCTTGGCATCCCCGTGCGCATCGAGCACGATGCAAACTCTGCGGCGTGGGGAGAATATCGATTCGGTGCCGCTATGCAGGCGCGCACATGGGTACTGTTCGCCATCGGAACGGGAATCGGTGCCACCTTGATGGTTGACGGGAACATTTACCGCGGTGCGTTCGGTGTTGCTCCGGAGTTCGGGCACCTCGTTGTGGTGCCCGGTGGGCGTTCATGTTCCTGTGGCAAGAACGGGTGCCTGGAACGTTACTGCTCTGGTACGGCCTTGGAGGAAACTGCGCGTGAGGTGATTGGATGTGCGCAGTTTGAGGAGTCGGAGCTCGCTAGGGCCTACCGTGACGAGCCTGAAAAACTCAGCGGTCGCGTCATTATGGCGGCAGCGAAACGGGGCGATCCGGCGGCTCTCGCCGTGGTGAACAACTTCGCAATGTGGTTGGGGCATGGGTTGAGCATCGTCTCTGATGTCCTCGATCCGGAACTCATCGTTATCGCCGGGGGCGTCGCAGACGAGGCCACGTTGTACCTGGATAAGGCGCAGGAAGTGTACTCGGAGTCCATTGTCGGTGCCGGTTTTAGGAGACTTGCGAGACTGAAGACCGCGGAATTGGGCTCTGCGGCGGGTATGATCGGTGTATCCGACCTCGCCCGCGAGGCCGTTGTGTAA
- a CDS encoding glycosyltransferase family 4 protein produces the protein MSNVLVVTNDFPPTVGGIQSYVRDFVSLLDPSTVHVLTSTQDEREARKYDSSVPYTVHRMRQTVLLPTPSVVRSMARIITAYRIDVVWFGAAAPLGLLANVARTAGAKKIVASTHGHEVGWTLIPGARQLVRKISADVDVVTYISEYTRAQLEPALSSSTRYVRMPSGVDIHRFTPGLGYDHAGELWVVCVSRLVQRKGQDWLIRSVSSLAHIFPVRLIIVGEGPDSNRLGRLADGLPVTFTGRVDRSAMVEYIRSADVFAMPARTRLGGLDVEGLGIVYLEAQACGIPVIAGASGGAPETITEDTGFVAHSPEELTAQLKELLGDSELRARLGRAGREYVEREWSWEKIGKIAQHVLAL, from the coding sequence ATGTCTAACGTTCTCGTTGTCACGAACGATTTCCCGCCCACAGTTGGCGGGATTCAGAGCTATGTGCGGGATTTCGTGTCGCTTCTTGATCCCTCGACTGTCCATGTGTTGACCTCTACACAGGATGAGAGAGAAGCGAGAAAATACGACTCGAGTGTGCCCTACACCGTTCACCGAATGAGGCAAACGGTCTTGCTTCCCACTCCGTCTGTCGTCCGTTCGATGGCGCGCATCATCACGGCGTACAGAATCGACGTGGTGTGGTTCGGAGCAGCAGCGCCACTAGGCCTGCTAGCCAACGTTGCACGCACGGCGGGTGCCAAGAAAATCGTCGCCTCTACCCATGGCCACGAAGTCGGGTGGACGCTCATCCCAGGTGCCCGTCAGCTCGTGCGGAAAATTTCCGCCGATGTCGATGTTGTCACCTACATTTCCGAGTACACCCGGGCTCAGTTGGAACCAGCTCTTTCGTCATCCACGCGCTACGTTCGCATGCCGTCAGGCGTTGACATCCACCGGTTCACCCCGGGGCTGGGGTATGACCACGCAGGCGAGCTGTGGGTTGTTTGTGTTTCGCGTCTCGTGCAGCGAAAGGGGCAGGATTGGCTCATCCGATCCGTCTCCTCTCTCGCTCATATTTTTCCCGTGCGCCTCATCATCGTTGGGGAAGGGCCGGACTCGAATCGTCTCGGACGACTCGCCGACGGGCTTCCAGTGACCTTTACTGGGCGGGTAGATCGTTCTGCCATGGTCGAGTACATTCGCTCCGCTGATGTCTTCGCTATGCCTGCCCGCACACGGCTTGGCGGCCTCGATGTGGAAGGCCTTGGGATCGTCTACCTGGAGGCGCAGGCGTGCGGGATACCTGTCATTGCGGGTGCGTCCGGTGGTGCACCCGAAACGATCACTGAAGACACCGGATTCGTTGCCCACTCACCAGAGGAGCTCACGGCGCAATTGAAGGAGCTATTAGGTGATTCGGAACTCCGTGCGCGGCTGGGGCGAGCCGGCCGGGAATATGTGGAACGAGAATGGAGTTGGGAGAAGATAGGAAAAATAGCTCAGCACGTCTTGGCGCTATAA
- a CDS encoding NlpC/P60 family protein: MDAPRAAADPADVQQIIDDLEATSRDVEAYNEQIEATQVTLEDEERRVEEHQARRAEARAHAEALKAEADRKRESVNQVALTRYKVGNGDIVAKLWFSDNPQEVIEKRSYLNALRDKAENQAKDAARQTRLAADQFADVESAEATARFEIEQLRKKQQDLEKEREALKVRTDEIRARVDALSPEDRQVWIEKDGPVAYSLDGITGTNPVGMAALEAAMSKIGSPYEWGGIGPGAFDCSGLMYWAYQQQGITIPRTSSAQMAGGTPISREELQPGDIVGYYAGASHVGMYAGNGMIVHASDYGIPVQVVPIDNAPIYGYRRY, from the coding sequence ATGGATGCCCCGCGTGCAGCGGCGGATCCAGCGGATGTACAGCAGATCATCGACGACTTGGAAGCCACCTCCCGGGATGTTGAAGCCTATAATGAGCAGATTGAAGCGACGCAGGTAACCCTTGAAGATGAGGAACGGCGTGTTGAGGAGCACCAAGCTCGTCGCGCCGAAGCTCGTGCACACGCTGAAGCCTTGAAAGCCGAGGCTGACCGCAAGCGCGAATCCGTTAACCAGGTGGCGCTGACACGCTACAAGGTGGGGAACGGGGACATCGTTGCCAAACTCTGGTTCTCGGACAACCCCCAAGAAGTTATCGAGAAGCGTTCCTATCTCAACGCCTTGCGCGATAAAGCAGAAAATCAAGCGAAGGATGCTGCGCGCCAGACCCGCCTCGCGGCAGATCAGTTTGCTGATGTCGAATCGGCTGAGGCCACTGCTCGCTTCGAGATCGAGCAGCTGCGTAAGAAGCAACAGGATCTGGAAAAGGAACGCGAAGCTCTCAAAGTCCGCACTGATGAAATTCGGGCTCGCGTCGACGCTCTGAGTCCTGAGGACCGCCAGGTGTGGATTGAGAAGGATGGGCCAGTGGCCTATTCGCTTGACGGCATTACCGGCACCAACCCGGTGGGAATGGCGGCCCTTGAGGCCGCAATGAGCAAAATCGGTTCGCCTTACGAGTGGGGTGGGATCGGACCAGGTGCCTTTGACTGCTCGGGACTTATGTACTGGGCTTACCAGCAGCAGGGAATCACGATTCCCAGGACCTCGAGCGCGCAGATGGCTGGCGGGACACCAATCTCTCGCGAGGAATTGCAGCCCGGCGACATCGTTGGGTATTACGCGGGTGCGAGCCACGTAGGGATGTACGCCGGCAATGGCATGATCGTCCATGCCTCCGATTACGGTATCCCCGTCCAAGTTGTGCCGATCGATAACGCGCCGATTTACGGCTACCGGCGCTACTAG
- a CDS encoding C40 family peptidase, with protein MGKHTKASNKAVRYGSAASALAVGATAVITQPATAAQVTVPNSNITFEVQGLENVPNINQVPGITDWVPSLNQQAATVDYSATVNAPAAPPAKPVGNQIVDAAATKLGSPYQYGATGPNAFDCSGLTTWAYAQVGKQIPRTSYAQAAQGTPVSRDQLQPGDIIAFYAGASHVGIYTGHGTVIHALNYGTPLSETSIDYMPFHSAVRF; from the coding sequence GTGGGTAAGCACACTAAGGCATCGAATAAAGCTGTACGTTACGGTTCAGCTGCTTCGGCGCTCGCCGTCGGTGCGACGGCCGTCATCACCCAGCCTGCAACTGCCGCTCAGGTTACCGTACCGAACAGCAATATCACCTTCGAGGTGCAGGGTCTGGAGAACGTTCCGAACATCAACCAGGTGCCCGGAATCACCGATTGGGTTCCTTCCCTGAACCAGCAGGCTGCCACTGTTGACTACTCCGCCACTGTCAACGCTCCTGCTGCTCCGCCGGCAAAGCCTGTGGGCAATCAGATCGTCGATGCTGCAGCAACCAAGCTTGGTTCGCCGTACCAGTACGGTGCAACTGGCCCCAATGCTTTCGACTGCTCGGGCCTGACTACCTGGGCGTATGCGCAGGTGGGCAAGCAAATTCCGCGCACCTCTTATGCGCAGGCTGCTCAGGGCACCCCGGTTTCCCGTGACCAGCTTCAGCCTGGCGATATTATCGCCTTCTATGCCGGTGCATCCCATGTCGGTATCTACACCGGTCACGGGACCGTCATACACGCTCTCAACTATGGCACCCCGCTTTCTGAAACGTCTATTGACTACATGCCGTTCCACTCTGCAGTTCGGTTCTAA
- the qcrB gene encoding cytochrome bc1 complex cytochrome b subunit — protein sequence MSNKLATRARNVDERYGAAGFIRTNINKVFPTHWSFMLGEIALYAFIVLLLTGIYLALFFDPSITKVIYDGAYAPLNGVEMSRAYETALNLSFEVRGGLFIRQMHHWAALLFSVAIFVHMFRIFFTGAFRRPREANWLIGVTLLLLCMVEGFMGYSLPDDLLSGVGLRIMSAIILSIPIIGTWTHWFIFGGDFPSDLMLDRFYIAHVLLVPGIILALIAAHVALVWFQKHTQYPGPGRTENNVIGVRILPVFGTKAISMGLFTFGVLALFAGIFTINPIWNLGPYNPSQVSAGSQPDIYMLWTDGLARIMPPWELYLGSYTIPAVFWVALVAGILVVVLFSYPWIEKAFTGDDAHHNILQRPRDVPVRTSLGVVAIAAWFLMTLSGANDLFAHFAQISLNAMTWFGRIGFVVLPPVIYFVTYRICIGLQRSDRKVLEHGVETGVIYQTPEGSFVELHQPLGPTDEHGHQIPLEYQGAAVPKRASQLGYSGRPGRGSWLKADSPEIAAKAKEIEEANDRERFETLSELNRRAAEEGDSRNVLRRGDSK from the coding sequence ATGAGTAACAAGCTAGCTACCCGTGCTCGTAACGTCGACGAACGCTACGGTGCCGCCGGGTTTATCCGCACGAACATCAATAAGGTGTTCCCCACCCACTGGTCATTCATGCTCGGCGAGATTGCGCTGTACGCTTTCATCGTCCTGCTGCTGACCGGTATCTACCTCGCACTGTTCTTCGATCCTTCCATTACGAAGGTCATCTACGACGGTGCTTATGCACCGCTTAACGGTGTCGAGATGTCTCGCGCCTACGAGACAGCGCTGAACCTCTCCTTCGAGGTTCGTGGCGGCCTCTTCATCCGCCAGATGCACCACTGGGCTGCTCTGCTGTTCAGCGTTGCCATCTTCGTCCACATGTTCCGCATCTTCTTCACCGGTGCATTCCGTCGTCCCCGTGAGGCCAACTGGCTCATCGGTGTGACCCTGCTCCTCCTCTGCATGGTTGAGGGCTTCATGGGTTACTCCCTCCCGGACGATCTGCTCTCCGGTGTCGGCCTGCGAATCATGTCCGCGATTATTCTGTCCATCCCGATCATCGGTACGTGGACACACTGGTTCATCTTCGGTGGAGACTTCCCATCTGATCTGATGCTGGACCGCTTCTACATCGCACACGTCCTGCTCGTTCCTGGCATTATCCTTGCCCTGATCGCAGCTCACGTTGCACTTGTATGGTTCCAGAAGCACACGCAGTACCCGGGCCCCGGCCGCACGGAGAACAACGTCATCGGCGTCCGTATTCTGCCCGTATTCGGTACCAAGGCTATCTCCATGGGCCTGTTCACCTTCGGTGTTCTCGCCCTGTTCGCCGGTATCTTCACCATTAACCCGATTTGGAACCTGGGGCCGTACAACCCGTCACAGGTTTCCGCCGGTTCGCAGCCTGATATTTACATGCTGTGGACAGATGGTTTGGCTCGTATCATGCCGCCGTGGGAGCTGTATCTTGGTTCCTATACCATTCCGGCTGTGTTCTGGGTCGCTCTCGTTGCTGGCATCCTGGTTGTCGTTCTGTTCAGCTACCCCTGGATTGAGAAGGCATTCACCGGCGACGATGCACACCACAACATCCTGCAGCGCCCCCGCGATGTGCCTGTGCGCACCTCGCTCGGTGTTGTCGCAATCGCCGCGTGGTTCCTTATGACCCTGTCTGGTGCCAACGACCTCTTCGCTCACTTCGCGCAGATTTCGCTGAACGCCATGACCTGGTTTGGTCGCATCGGCTTCGTGGTTCTGCCCCCGGTGATCTACTTCGTCACCTACCGTATCTGCATCGGCCTGCAGCGCTCCGACCGCAAGGTTCTGGAGCACGGCGTGGAGACTGGTGTCATTTACCAGACGCCTGAGGGCAGCTTCGTTGAGCTGCACCAGCCGCTTGGCCCGACCGATGAGCACGGTCACCAGATCCCGCTGGAGTACCAGGGTGCTGCTGTGCCGAAGCGCGCCAGCCAGCTGGGCTACTCCGGTCGCCCGGGTCGTGGCTCCTGGCTCAAGGCTGACAGCCCGGAGATCGCAGCGAAGGCTAAGGAGATCGAGGAAGCGAACGATCGCGAGCGGTTCGAGACTCTGTCTGAGCTCAACCGTAGGGCCGCCGAGGAAGGCGACTCCCGCAACGTGCTTCGTCGCGGCGACTCTAAGTAG
- the qcrA gene encoding cytochrome bc1 complex Rieske iron-sulfur subunit, whose protein sequence is MSHTVNNQYSSEDLKNMSQEDLARLGTEMDGVTIAYRKERFPITNDPAEKRASRTVGFWLVLGIICALAFLAIYLFWPWEYKGLGQEGMWWYTFYTPLLGVTMGLSIISLAIATALYIKRFIPEEIAVQERHDGPSDEVDQRTLTALLNDSWETSSLGRRKVLKGLFGTGAVLAGISIIAPLGGMIKNPWKPGKLGIQGDGTLWTSGWSLLDTPEVEKIYLGRDTGIAAEKDEHGNYHTNGLARLVRVRPEDLAAGGMETVFPLLPEAVIRHGDKTKDVYEEHMHSIHGPRNAVMLIRLRSEDANRVVEREGQEDYHFGDYYAYSKICTHIGCPTSLYEAQTNRILCPCHQSQFDALHYGKPVFGPAARALPQLPITVDEEGYLVATRNFSEPVGPAFWERES, encoded by the coding sequence ATGAGTCACACAGTAAATAATCAGTACAGTTCTGAAGATCTGAAGAACATGTCGCAGGAAGACCTGGCTCGCCTGGGCACGGAGATGGATGGCGTCACCATTGCATACCGCAAGGAACGCTTCCCGATCACGAATGATCCGGCTGAGAAGCGCGCATCGCGCACCGTCGGTTTCTGGCTGGTGCTCGGCATTATTTGCGCACTTGCTTTCCTCGCGATCTACCTCTTCTGGCCGTGGGAGTACAAGGGCCTCGGTCAGGAGGGTATGTGGTGGTACACCTTCTACACACCGTTGCTCGGTGTAACGATGGGCCTGTCCATCATTTCCCTGGCTATCGCCACCGCGCTGTACATTAAGCGTTTCATCCCCGAGGAAATCGCGGTGCAGGAGCGCCACGATGGTCCGTCGGATGAAGTTGACCAGCGCACCCTGACCGCCCTGCTTAACGATTCGTGGGAGACCTCCTCCCTCGGCCGTCGAAAGGTACTCAAGGGCCTCTTCGGCACCGGAGCAGTCCTCGCGGGTATTTCGATCATTGCTCCGCTCGGTGGCATGATCAAGAATCCGTGGAAGCCCGGCAAGCTTGGCATTCAGGGTGACGGCACGCTGTGGACCTCTGGTTGGTCCCTGCTCGACACCCCCGAGGTAGAGAAGATCTACCTGGGTCGTGACACTGGTATCGCGGCCGAGAAGGATGAGCACGGCAACTACCACACCAACGGCCTGGCTCGCCTGGTTCGCGTTCGTCCGGAGGATCTCGCTGCTGGTGGCATGGAGACGGTCTTCCCGCTCCTGCCGGAGGCAGTTATCCGCCACGGCGACAAGACCAAGGACGTGTACGAGGAGCACATGCACTCGATCCACGGCCCGCGTAACGCAGTTATGCTGATTCGCCTTCGTAGCGAAGATGCCAACCGCGTCGTCGAGCGTGAAGGGCAGGAGGATTACCACTTCGGTGATTACTACGCCTACTCCAAGATCTGCACGCACATCGGTTGCCCGACCTCCCTCTACGAGGCTCAGACAAACCGGATCCTGTGCCCGTGCCACCAGTCACAATTCGATGCCTTGCACTACGGCAAGCCTGTGTTTGGTCCTGCCGCACGTGCCCTGCCTCAGCTGCCGATCACGGTGGACGAGGAAGGCTACCTCGTTGCTACGAGGAACTTCAGCGAGCCGGTTGGCCCGGCCTTCTGGGAGCGTGAGTCATGA
- the qcrC gene encoding cytochrome bc1 complex diheme cytochrome c subunit: MMDTTPRNADSAAAEKAKKVRGRRKMRRTAAGGLALTVGLSSAGLLASALTPDAQVATAKQDQQALIVEGKSLYETSCVYCHGANLQGVADRGPSLIGVGEGAAYFQVHSGRMPMLRNEAQAARKPAKFNESQTMALAAFVAANGGGPELKRNEDGSIAMESLRGASTTEGEIHPEDVARGSELFRMNCASCHNFTGRGGALSSGKYAPGLDPANEQELYQAMLTGPQNMPKFSDRQLSENEKKDIIAYIKAAKETPNPGGWTIGGLGPVTEGMVMWIVGITVLVCFTMWIGSRS, from the coding sequence ATGATGGATACCACACCACGAAACGCCGACTCGGCTGCTGCCGAGAAGGCGAAAAAGGTTAGGGGCCGTCGGAAGATGAGGCGCACCGCCGCTGGTGGCCTTGCCCTTACCGTCGGTCTCTCCAGCGCTGGCTTGCTCGCCAGTGCCTTGACTCCCGATGCTCAGGTTGCTACCGCTAAGCAGGATCAGCAGGCCCTCATCGTAGAGGGTAAGTCCCTCTACGAGACCTCCTGCGTCTACTGCCACGGAGCTAACCTCCAGGGTGTCGCGGATCGCGGACCTTCACTGATCGGTGTTGGCGAGGGTGCAGCCTATTTCCAGGTTCACTCTGGCCGCATGCCGATGCTCCGCAACGAGGCACAGGCTGCCCGCAAGCCCGCTAAATTTAACGAATCTCAGACGATGGCTCTCGCTGCTTTCGTGGCCGCTAACGGTGGTGGCCCCGAGCTGAAGCGCAACGAGGACGGCTCGATCGCTATGGAATCTCTCCGTGGCGCTTCGACCACCGAGGGTGAGATCCACCCCGAGGATGTCGCCCGCGGTTCGGAACTGTTCCGTATGAACTGTGCCTCCTGCCACAACTTCACTGGTCGTGGCGGAGCGCTTTCCTCCGGTAAGTACGCACCTGGTCTTGACCCTGCCAACGAGCAGGAGCTCTACCAGGCCATGCTGACCGGCCCGCAGAATATGCCCAAATTCTCTGATCGCCAGCTGAGTGAGAACGAGAAGAAGGACATCATCGCTTACATTAAGGCAGCTAAGGAAACCCCGAATCCCGGTGGTTGGACCATTGGTGGTCTCGGCCCGGTAACTGAGGGCATGGTTATGTGGATCGTCGGCATCACAGTTCTTGTCTGCTTCACGATGTGGATTGGAAGCCGCTCATGA
- the ctaE gene encoding aa3-type cytochrome oxidase subunit III: MTSAVGNNTAAPRRVAALNRPNMVSVGTVVFLSQELMFFAGLFAMYFVSRANGLKSGTWDYGPAHLNVPFALSITVILVASSFTAQMGVFAAERGDVFGLRRWYLLSALMGTIFLVGQMKEYITLVGHGLTIQSSVYGSVFFITTGFHAAHVLAGVLAFVVVLTRVSLAKFTPAQATAAMVVSYYWHFVDVVWIGLFTTIYFIQ, from the coding sequence GTGACAAGCGCAGTTGGAAATAATACGGCAGCACCACGGCGTGTTGCGGCGCTGAACCGTCCGAATATGGTCAGCGTCGGCACCGTTGTGTTCCTGTCTCAAGAGTTAATGTTCTTTGCTGGTTTGTTCGCGATGTACTTCGTCTCGCGAGCAAACGGCCTTAAGAGCGGTACATGGGATTACGGCCCGGCTCACCTGAACGTGCCGTTTGCCCTGTCAATCACGGTCATCCTGGTGGCAAGTTCGTTCACCGCGCAGATGGGCGTGTTCGCCGCTGAACGAGGAGACGTCTTTGGTCTTCGTCGTTGGTACCTTCTCTCGGCTCTCATGGGAACGATCTTCCTTGTTGGCCAGATGAAAGAGTACATAACGCTCGTTGGCCACGGACTCACCATCCAGAGCAGCGTTTACGGCTCGGTGTTCTTCATCACCACGGGCTTCCACGCAGCTCACGTGTTGGCTGGCGTCCTCGCCTTCGTAGTGGTTTTGACGCGTGTATCGCTAGCCAAGTTCACTCCGGCCCAGGCAACGGCCGCAATGGTGGTGTCCTACTACTGGCACTTCGTTGACGTTGTCTGGATTGGTCTGTTCACCACTATTTACTTCATTCAGTAG